Proteins co-encoded in one Polaromonas vacuolata genomic window:
- the fabI gene encoding enoyl-ACP reductase FabI — MGFLTGKKLLITGVLSNRSIAYGIAKACHAQGAELAFGYVGERFKDRITEFAADFDSKLIFDCDVGSDEQIEKMFKDLSATWPTFDGFVHSIGYAPREAIAGDFLEGLSREGYRIAHDISAYSFPAMAKAALPYLNQKSALLTLTYLGAIRTVPNYNTMGLAKASLEASVRYLAESLGPKGMRVNGISAGPIKTLAASGIKGFGKILSVVAEAAPIRRNVTVDDVGNVAAFLLSDLAAGVSAEITYVDGGFSHVVGGIAEA, encoded by the coding sequence ATGGGTTTTCTTACTGGCAAAAAACTGTTGATTACTGGCGTCTTGTCAAATCGCTCGATTGCTTATGGCATCGCCAAAGCCTGTCATGCACAAGGCGCAGAACTGGCTTTTGGCTATGTGGGTGAGCGTTTTAAAGACCGTATTACCGAGTTTGCCGCCGACTTTGACTCAAAACTGATTTTTGACTGCGATGTGGGCAGCGACGAGCAAATCGAAAAAATGTTCAAGGACTTGTCCGCAACTTGGCCAACTTTTGACGGCTTTGTGCACAGTATTGGCTACGCACCACGCGAAGCGATTGCTGGCGATTTCTTAGAAGGTTTGTCGCGCGAAGGCTACCGTATTGCGCACGATATCAGCGCCTACAGCTTTCCGGCCATGGCAAAAGCTGCCCTTCCCTATCTCAACCAAAAGTCAGCGTTGCTAACGCTGACCTATTTAGGCGCGATACGCACAGTTCCGAACTACAACACCATGGGACTGGCAAAAGCCAGTTTAGAAGCCTCAGTGCGTTACCTCGCCGAATCCTTGGGCCCCAAGGGCATGCGGGTTAACGGTATTAGCGCCGGCCCCATCAAAACGCTGGCCGCTAGCGGCATCAAAGGTTTTGGAAAAATTCTTAGCGTGGTAGCAGAAGCAGCACCGATTCGCCGCAATGTGACGGTTGACGACGTGGGCAATGTAGCCGCATTTTTACTCAGCGACTTGGCTGCTGGTGTGAGCGCTGAAATTACTTATGTGGATGGCGGTTTTAGCCATGTGGTGGGTGGGATTGCAGAGGCTTAA
- a CDS encoding microcin C ABC transporter permease YejB: MASYILKRLLLMIPTLLGVLILTFTMVQFVPGGPVEQMVSQLQGRDSGGERAAVSGAGYRGRQGLDAQRIEEIKTLYGFDKPVHERFFQMLGQFARFDLGQSFYQRKDVWELVKEKMPVSVSLGLWTFFISYLVAVPLGVAKAVRAGSRFDFFTTLIVLIGYAIPGFVLGVALLVIFGGQLQWFPLRGLTSSNWESLSVGAKVVDYLWHIALPVTAMVLGSFAVTAVLTKNSFLEEIRKQYVLTARAKGLSERQVLWKHVFRNALIPIITGFPAAFIGAFFTGSLLIETLFSLDGLGLLSYESVIRRDYPVVLGTLYLFTLIGLATKLISDLCYVWVDPRVKFD; encoded by the coding sequence ATGGCTAGCTACATACTCAAGCGCCTGCTTCTCATGATTCCCACATTGCTGGGTGTGCTGATATTGACTTTCACCATGGTGCAGTTTGTGCCGGGCGGGCCGGTCGAACAAATGGTCTCGCAACTGCAAGGCCGGGACTCAGGTGGTGAGCGCGCAGCCGTTAGCGGCGCAGGTTACCGCGGCCGTCAGGGCTTAGATGCCCAGCGAATTGAAGAAATCAAAACGCTTTACGGTTTCGACAAGCCGGTGCATGAGCGCTTTTTTCAAATGCTAGGTCAGTTCGCACGTTTTGATTTGGGGCAAAGCTTTTACCAACGCAAAGATGTGTGGGAGTTGGTCAAAGAAAAAATGCCAGTCTCCGTCAGCTTAGGGCTATGGACTTTTTTCATCAGCTATTTAGTCGCCGTGCCCTTGGGTGTTGCCAAGGCGGTGCGCGCGGGTAGCCGGTTTGATTTTTTTACCACCTTAATTGTGCTGATCGGTTACGCCATTCCTGGCTTCGTCTTGGGTGTGGCGCTACTGGTGATTTTTGGCGGGCAGTTGCAGTGGTTTCCGCTGCGCGGACTGACTTCGTCGAATTGGGAGTCGCTCAGTGTGGGCGCCAAGGTTGTCGACTATTTGTGGCATATCGCGTTGCCTGTGACGGCCATGGTGTTGGGCAGTTTTGCCGTGACTGCCGTGCTAACAAAAAATTCATTTCTTGAAGAAATACGCAAGCAGTATGTGTTGACCGCCAGAGCCAAGGGCTTGAGTGAGCGTCAAGTGCTGTGGAAGCATGTGTTTCGCAATGCCTTAATTCCCATCATCACCGGTTTCCCGGCGGCTTTCATAGGCGCATTTTTTACCGGCTCATTGCTGATAGAGACGTTATTTTCTCTCGATGGTCTAGGCCTTTTAAGTTATGAAAGCGTGATTCGCCGCGACTATCCTGTGGTGTTGGGCACGCTTTATTTATTCACGTTGATTGGTTTGGCGACAAAATTAATCAGCGACCTTTGCTATGTCTGGGTGGACCCACGTGTCAAATTCGATTAA
- a CDS encoding ABC transporter permease, with product MSGWTHVSNSIKPAVLSVSPGRHAWRRFRQNKLGLYSLVLFSVLVLMSLFAEVLSNDKPLLVSYQGELYFPLVKTYSEKTFAGDFETPTDYLDPFIRDKLTQNGNWAVYPPNPYGPRTINYFAKEPNPSAPSRDNWLGTDDRGRDLLAQLIYGFRLSVLFGLALTFTGVVIGVITGALQGYAGGKTDLVFQRFMEIWGSMPELYLLIIFSAIFAPSVALLLFLLSLFGWMGLSDYVRAEFLRNRQMDYVRAARALGVSNLHIMWRHILPNSMTPVVTFLPFRMSAAILALTSLDFLGLGVPPGTPSLGELLSQGKANIDAWWISLSTFAVLVITLLLLTFMGDALRDALDPRKANT from the coding sequence ATGTCTGGGTGGACCCACGTGTCAAATTCGATTAAGCCGGCAGTACTTTCTGTCTCGCCGGGACGCCATGCTTGGCGACGCTTTCGGCAAAATAAACTGGGTTTATACAGCTTGGTGTTGTTCTCGGTATTGGTGCTGATGAGTTTGTTTGCCGAGGTTTTATCCAACGATAAACCGCTGCTTGTGAGTTATCAGGGCGAGCTTTATTTTCCCTTGGTTAAAACCTATTCCGAAAAAACTTTTGCCGGAGACTTTGAAACACCGACTGATTACCTAGACCCTTTTATTCGGGACAAACTCACGCAAAACGGTAATTGGGCGGTCTATCCACCCAACCCTTACGGGCCGCGCACTATCAATTATTTTGCAAAAGAGCCCAACCCATCCGCACCATCGCGCGACAACTGGCTAGGCACAGACGACAGAGGTCGCGACTTACTCGCCCAGCTTATTTACGGCTTTAGGCTGAGTGTGTTGTTTGGCTTGGCGCTGACTTTTACCGGCGTGGTGATTGGCGTGATCACAGGTGCTCTACAGGGCTATGCTGGTGGCAAGACTGATCTTGTGTTTCAGCGCTTTATGGAAATTTGGGGCTCTATGCCGGAGCTGTATTTACTGATTATTTTTAGCGCCATATTTGCGCCCAGCGTAGCTTTACTGCTTTTTTTACTCAGTTTATTTGGCTGGATGGGTTTATCTGATTACGTGCGAGCCGAGTTTTTACGCAACCGTCAAATGGACTATGTGCGCGCCGCACGCGCTTTGGGCGTGAGTAATCTGCACATAATGTGGCGTCACATACTGCCCAACAGCATGACGCCGGTAGTGACGTTTTTACCGTTTCGCATGAGCGCTGCTATTTTGGCGCTGACATCGCTGGACTTTTTAGGCCTTGGTGTGCCGCCAGGCACGCCGTCATTGGGTGAGCTGCTCAGCCAAGGCAAAGCCAATATTGATGCTTGGTGGATATCGCTTTCAACCTTCGCGGTTCTCGTCATTACATTGTTGCTACTGACGTTTATGGGTGACGCGCTGCGCGATGCGCTAGACCCCAGAAAGGCGAATACATGA
- a CDS encoding arginine/lysine/ornithine decarboxylase has translation MKFRFPIVIIDEDFRSENTSGLGIRALAQAIETEGLEVLGVTTYGDLSQFAQQQSRASAFILSIDDEEFTPGPDLDPAVVNLRNFIAEVRRKNLDVPIYVYGETKTSRHIPNDILRELHGFIHMFEDTPEFVARHIIREAKSYLEGVKPPFFKALLDYAEDGSYSWHCPGHSGGVAFLKSPVGQMFHQFFGENMLRADVCNAVEELGQLLDHTGPIAASERNAARIFNADHCFFVTNGTSTSNKIVWHHTVAPGDVVVVDRNCHKSVLHAIIMTGSIPVFLKPTRNHFGIIGPIPKSEFEPAAIKAKIKANPLLKGMDVKDLKPRVMTLTQSTYDGVLYNTETIKGMLDGYIDNLHFDEAWLPHAAFHPFYGSYHAMGKNRIRPKKAVVYATQSIHKLLAGISQASHVLVQDSQTVKLDRPLFNEAYLMHTSTSPQYAIIASCDVAAAMMEPPGGTALVEESILEALDFRRAMRKIEDEFGKDDWWFKVWGPEKLVDEGIGHSDDWVIKTDGRNSKWHGFGKMATGFNMLDPIKSTIVTPGMDLSGKFAKTGIPASIVTKFLAEHGVIVEKTGLYSFFIMFTIGITKGRWNTLLTALQQFKDDYAKNQRMYRILPEFCKNNPKYEQMGLADLCHYVHEQYAKHDIARLTTDIYLSDLTPAMKPSDAYAHIAHRKTDRVEIDKLEGRITVGLLTPYPPGIPLLIPGEVFNKKIVDYLKFSREFNAACPGFGTDIHGLVTEVDAAGKIHYFADCVRPE, from the coding sequence ATGAAATTTCGCTTCCCCATCGTCATTATTGATGAAGACTTTCGTTCTGAGAATACATCCGGCCTGGGTATTCGTGCACTGGCTCAAGCCATAGAAACAGAAGGTCTGGAAGTTTTGGGCGTGACCACATACGGTGATTTGTCGCAGTTCGCCCAGCAGCAAAGCCGAGCTAGCGCGTTTATTCTCTCAATTGACGATGAAGAATTCACGCCCGGCCCAGATTTGGATCCAGCAGTTGTCAATCTGCGTAACTTCATTGCTGAAGTACGGCGTAAAAATTTGGATGTTCCTATTTATGTCTATGGCGAGACCAAAACTTCGCGGCATATTCCCAATGACATCCTGCGTGAACTTCACGGCTTCATTCACATGTTTGAAGACACGCCCGAGTTCGTTGCGCGTCACATCATTCGTGAAGCCAAAAGCTATCTCGAAGGCGTCAAGCCACCGTTTTTTAAAGCCTTGCTTGATTACGCAGAAGACGGCTCTTACTCTTGGCATTGCCCGGGTCACTCTGGCGGCGTAGCCTTTTTGAAAAGCCCAGTGGGACAAATGTTCCACCAGTTTTTTGGTGAAAATATGCTGCGTGCAGACGTCTGCAATGCCGTCGAAGAATTGGGCCAGTTACTCGACCACACTGGTCCGATTGCGGCGAGCGAGCGCAACGCCGCGCGCATCTTCAATGCCGACCATTGCTTTTTTGTAACCAATGGCACATCGACGAGTAATAAAATTGTTTGGCACCATACGGTCGCGCCTGGCGATGTCGTCGTTGTCGATCGCAACTGTCACAAGTCCGTGCTGCATGCCATCATCATGACCGGCTCAATTCCGGTGTTTCTCAAGCCTACGCGCAACCATTTCGGCATCATTGGACCGATTCCAAAGAGCGAGTTTGAGCCGGCAGCTATTAAGGCCAAGATCAAGGCCAACCCTCTACTCAAAGGCATGGATGTAAAAGATCTAAAGCCGCGCGTGATGACATTGACCCAGTCGACTTACGACGGCGTGCTCTACAACACCGAAACAATTAAAGGCATGTTGGACGGCTACATAGACAACTTGCATTTTGATGAAGCTTGGTTGCCGCATGCAGCGTTTCATCCCTTTTATGGCAGTTACCATGCCATGGGCAAGAACCGCATTCGGCCGAAAAAAGCAGTGGTCTATGCAACCCAGTCGATTCACAAGTTGCTTGCTGGCATTAGCCAAGCCAGTCACGTGTTGGTGCAAGACTCACAAACTGTCAAACTCGATAGGCCGTTATTTAACGAGGCCTATTTAATGCACACGTCGACAAGTCCGCAGTACGCCATCATTGCCAGCTGCGATGTGGCAGCAGCCATGATGGAGCCGCCCGGCGGTACTGCTCTGGTCGAAGAAAGTATTTTGGAAGCGCTGGACTTTCGCCGCGCGATGCGCAAGATCGAAGACGAATTCGGCAAAGACGACTGGTGGTTTAAAGTTTGGGGCCCAGAAAAACTCGTCGATGAGGGCATAGGCCACTCAGACGATTGGGTTATCAAAACCGATGGTCGCAACTCCAAGTGGCACGGCTTTGGCAAGATGGCAACTGGCTTTAATATGCTGGACCCTATCAAGTCAACTATCGTCACGCCGGGTATGGACTTGAGCGGTAAGTTTGCCAAAACCGGCATACCGGCTTCTATCGTCACCAAATTCTTAGCTGAGCATGGCGTGATAGTTGAGAAAACCGGTCTGTATAGTTTTTTCATCATGTTCACTATTGGTATTACCAAAGGCCGATGGAACACTTTGCTGACGGCTTTGCAACAGTTCAAAGACGACTACGCCAAGAACCAGCGTATGTACCGCATCTTGCCGGAGTTTTGCAAAAATAATCCCAAGTACGAACAAATGGGTTTGGCTGATTTATGCCACTACGTTCACGAGCAATATGCCAAGCACGACATTGCACGCTTGACCACTGACATCTATTTAAGTGACCTCACGCCAGCTATGAAGCCAAGTGACGCCTATGCCCATATCGCGCACAGAAAAACCGACAGAGTTGAAATTGACAAGCTTGAAGGCCGAATCACAGTCGGTCTGCTCACGCCTTACCCACCGGGTATTCCGTTGTTAATTCCAGGCGAAGTTTTCAACAAGAAAATAGTCGATTACCTGAAGTTTTCACGCGAATTTAACGCTGCTTGCCCAGGTTTTGGCACCGATATTCATGGATTGGTAACTGAGGTTGATGCCGCTGGCAAGATTCATTATTTTGCGGATTGTGTGCGGCCAGAATAA
- a CDS encoding extracellular solute-binding protein, with translation MALALCIFSSSASAQHAYAQFGDVKYPAGFDHFSYLNPNAPKGGEIRMVPPTRPTNFDKFNPYTLRGTAPYGIGLLMIESLLVGNSEEPTTAYGLLADTVVVAPNKLSATFHLNDKARFHNGKPVLAADVVYSFKQLTSKLAAPQFRTLYAEVKNATVLSERVVRFDFATPNPELPLMVGGMPVFSRDWGQSDGVVKAFDQIVVDVPIGSGPYKLTSNEMKRDVSYVRDPLYWGRDLPSRKGQFNFDKVTFKIYLDETSRFEGLKAGEFDFLREFISRNWARQYTGKQFDSGELKKRAFENHNPGDFQGYVLNLRKAKFQDVRVRQAIGLAMDFEWMNRQLFYGLYKRVNGYFPNSEFHAEGLPQPDELALLEPLRAQLRPEVFGLAPVSPSTAPPNSLRGNLRQAKALLNEAGWHYVDGALRNAKGEAFSIDFLNDQPSLIRIVGPFQNALEKLGIQLNYRVVDFSLAKQKMDNFDFEMTTTRISGSTAPGGELLEYFGSAAAATPGSANIWGLADLAVDALLQKVVRATTRPDLSAAMRALDRVLSHGYYSVPQFYGDAFFIGYRPGQFELPATIPPYYQADTWALSAWWASPSNIAANQAVKKP, from the coding sequence ATGGCCTTGGCTTTGTGCATTTTTTCGTCGTCAGCCTCAGCGCAACACGCTTACGCCCAGTTCGGCGATGTTAAGTATCCCGCCGGCTTTGATCACTTTTCCTATCTCAATCCGAATGCACCCAAGGGCGGTGAGATACGCATGGTACCGCCCACGCGGCCGACTAATTTTGATAAGTTCAACCCCTACACTTTGCGCGGCACTGCGCCTTACGGCATTGGCCTGTTGATGATTGAAAGCCTTTTAGTTGGCAACTCTGAAGAGCCGACTACTGCTTATGGCTTGCTGGCTGACACGGTAGTAGTGGCACCCAACAAACTCTCAGCGACGTTTCATCTGAACGATAAAGCGCGTTTTCACAACGGCAAGCCGGTGCTGGCTGCGGATGTCGTGTATTCCTTCAAGCAACTCACTAGCAAACTTGCCGCGCCGCAATTTCGCACGCTTTATGCTGAAGTAAAAAATGCCACAGTCCTGTCAGAGCGCGTGGTCCGCTTTGACTTTGCTACGCCCAATCCTGAACTACCGCTAATGGTAGGAGGGATGCCCGTGTTTAGCCGGGACTGGGGGCAGTCCGATGGGGTGGTCAAAGCTTTTGATCAGATAGTGGTCGATGTCCCTATAGGCTCTGGCCCATACAAACTTACCTCCAACGAGATGAAGCGCGACGTGAGTTATGTGCGTGATCCACTCTATTGGGGGCGCGATTTACCCAGCCGCAAAGGTCAGTTCAATTTTGACAAGGTGACGTTTAAGATTTATCTGGATGAGACCTCACGTTTTGAAGGCTTAAAAGCCGGTGAATTTGATTTTTTGCGCGAGTTCATCTCACGCAACTGGGCTAGGCAATACACAGGCAAACAGTTCGATTCGGGCGAGCTTAAAAAGCGCGCGTTTGAAAACCACAACCCAGGCGACTTTCAAGGCTATGTACTGAACCTGCGCAAAGCCAAATTTCAGGACGTACGGGTACGCCAAGCCATAGGTTTGGCGATGGATTTTGAATGGATGAATCGCCAACTTTTTTACGGGCTTTATAAACGCGTAAATGGCTACTTCCCCAACAGTGAGTTCCATGCAGAGGGATTGCCTCAGCCAGATGAACTAGCCCTGCTAGAGCCACTACGCGCCCAGCTCAGGCCAGAAGTATTTGGCCTAGCACCGGTCTCGCCGAGTACCGCGCCGCCAAACAGTTTGCGCGGCAATTTACGTCAAGCCAAGGCCTTATTGAATGAGGCAGGCTGGCACTATGTGGATGGCGCTTTGCGCAATGCTAAAGGTGAAGCGTTCAGCATAGACTTTTTAAACGATCAGCCTTCGTTGATACGCATAGTCGGTCCGTTTCAGAACGCATTGGAAAAGCTTGGCATACAGCTCAATTACCGAGTGGTGGATTTTTCTTTGGCCAAGCAAAAAATGGATAACTTTGATTTTGAAATGACCACCACGCGAATTTCTGGCAGCACGGCGCCTGGTGGTGAGTTGCTAGAGTATTTTGGCTCAGCTGCGGCGGCGACGCCGGGCTCGGCGAATATTTGGGGATTGGCTGACCTAGCAGTCGATGCATTGCTACAAAAAGTTGTGCGCGCGACCACTAGGCCAGACTTGTCTGCCGCCATGCGCGCACTGGACCGCGTGCTAAGCCATGGTTACTACTCAGTGCCGCAGTTTTATGGCGACGCCTTTTTTATAGGTTACCGCCCCGGTCAATTTGAACTACCAGCGACTATTCCGCCTTACTACCAAGCCGATACCTGGGCATTGAGTGCTTGGTGGGCATCGCCGTCCAACATCGCGGCGAATCAAGCTGTAAAGAAACCTTAA